In Clostridium ljungdahlii DSM 13528, the genomic window TTTTACATTGTTCTTTTTAGAACATTCTATCATATCATCTGCATCTTTTATTGAAAGTGCCATAGGTTTTTCACATATTACATGCTTTTTGTCGTTCATGCAGTACATTGCTATTTCAGGATGATATCCACTTTCAGTAGCTATAGTAACTACATCTATATCCTGCTCTTCAAGCATTTTCTTATAATCAGTATAAACTGCTACTTTAGCATCTCCAACTTTTTCTATGTACTCATTTTTCCTTTGCTCTGCTTTTTCTTCTACCAAATCACAAACTGCTACTAAAACAGCTTCATCTTTATTAGCTGCTAGAGCTTCTACATGTTTGTAAGAAATTCTTCCACATCCTAAGATGGCAAATTTCAATTTACTCATAAAAACACCTCTTAAAAAGTAATATTTGTTTATAGTTTATGAATTTTTTCTCTGTTATTTTTTACATCTTTAGTAGCATTTCTTGTATCGTAAACAATTTTAGCTCTTTCTGCTATAGCCTCATAATCATAAGGGCTGTGATCTGTAGTTATAATTACTATATCGGATTCATCTATTACATCTTCCCATTTTACTGTGTGATATACTTTTCCATTACGTTTAAATTCAGGAATAAATGGATCACTTACAATTACCTCTGCTCCATTTTTCTCCAAGTGATCTATTACTTTAAGGGCTGGTGACTCTCTTAAATCATCTATATCCCTCTTATAAGCTACTCCAAGAAGAAGTACTTTTGCACCATTCATAGCTTTTTTATGTCCATTTAAAAGCTTCATAGCATTATCAACTACGAATTCTGGCATAAAATCATTTATTTCTCCAGAAGTCTCTATTAATTTTGTATGATAATCATATTCTTTTGCTTTCCATGAAAGATAAAATGGATCAAGAGGTATACAATGTCCTCCAAGTCCTGGTCCTGGATAAAAAGCCATAAAGCCATAAGGTTTTGTTTTGGCTGCATCTATTACTTCCCATACGTCTATTCCCATTCTTTCACAAAGTACAGCCATTTCATTGGCAAGACCTATGTTTATATTTCTGAAAGTATTTTCAAGTATCTTCTCCATTTCTGCTACTGCAGGACAGGATACAGTATATATTTCACTTTCCAATATGTTTCTATATAATGTAGCTGCCACTTCTGTACATTCAGGAGTACATCCTCCTACTACCTTTGGGGTATTTTTTGTCTTATACTGTTTATTACCTGGATCTACCCTTTCTGGTGAAAATGCAAGGAAAAAGTCTTTTCCACATTTAAGCCCGCCTTCTTCTAGTATAGGCTTTAACACTTCTTCTGTAGTTCCTGGATAAGTAGTACTCTCAAGTACTATGAGCATTCCTCTATGCAAATATTTTGCAACACTTTTAGTGGAACTAACTACATATGATATATCTGGCTGTTTATATAAATCTAATGGAGTAGGCACACATATAGAAACTGCATCTACATCTTTTACAAAACTAAAATCTGTAGTAGCTTTAAGTCTTCCTTCCTTAACCAATTTCTCTAAATCTGAATCCACTATATCACCAATATAGTTATGTCCTTCATTTACGGATTCAACTTTTTTATCCTGAACATCAAATCCAATAACTTCATATCCTGCTTTAGCTTTTTCTACTGCAAGTGGAAGTCCTACATATCCTAATCCTACTACTCCTAACTTAGCTTTCCTATCCTCTAATTTTTGAATTAATTCATCTCTCAACTGCGACATCTTTTTACCTCCT contains:
- a CDS encoding nucleotide sugar dehydrogenase codes for the protein MSQLRDELIQKLEDRKAKLGVVGLGYVGLPLAVEKAKAGYEVIGFDVQDKKVESVNEGHNYIGDIVDSDLEKLVKEGRLKATTDFSFVKDVDAVSICVPTPLDLYKQPDISYVVSSTKSVAKYLHRGMLIVLESTTYPGTTEEVLKPILEEGGLKCGKDFFLAFSPERVDPGNKQYKTKNTPKVVGGCTPECTEVAATLYRNILESEIYTVSCPAVAEMEKILENTFRNINIGLANEMAVLCERMGIDVWEVIDAAKTKPYGFMAFYPGPGLGGHCIPLDPFYLSWKAKEYDYHTKLIETSGEINDFMPEFVVDNAMKLLNGHKKAMNGAKVLLLGVAYKRDIDDLRESPALKVIDHLEKNGAEVIVSDPFIPEFKRNGKVYHTVKWEDVIDESDIVIITTDHSPYDYEAIAERAKIVYDTRNATKDVKNNREKIHKL